One window of Tindallia californiensis genomic DNA carries:
- the aspS gene encoding aspartate--tRNA ligase yields MAIEKYHNRSHMCGVLRESDIGSTVTLYGWVQKRRDLGGLIFIDLRDRTGIIQIICDQDISRQAFMEAEKIGSEYVVTVRGKVERRTSENPNMPTGTIEVYAETLDIINEAQTPPIYIKDDDEVSESLRLKYRYLDLRKPSMQANLLLRQKISNFVRFFLSNEAFIEVETPVLTKPTPEGARDYLVPSRVNAGKFYALPQSPQLFKQLLMVSGLDRYFQIVKCFRDEDLRADRQPEFTQIDCEMSFVNQEDVIELNSRMLKKMISEIKGVELSLPFPRLTYKESMEKYGSDKPDLRFEMELIDLSDLMANCGFKVFSDTVNNGGQVKCIKVDGKAENLSRKDIGKLEDIAKTYGAKGLAWMKVEIDNDVNAPIKKFFSSDEIQSILQKTEAENGDILLFVADKPSVVAAALGHLRVDIANKFNLYDKNTYQFVWITDFPLLEYDEETKRYVAMHHPFTSPVVEDIEKLTSDPANVKAQAYDIVLNGYEIGGGSIRIHSSDLQSDMFKALGFTEEETREKFGFLLDAFQYGTPPHGGIAFGLDRLAMILAGEENIRQVIAFPKTQNATCPLTDAPSTADQRQLQELYIKTDLPSIDN; encoded by the coding sequence ATGGCAATAGAAAAATATCATAATAGGAGTCATATGTGTGGCGTTCTTCGTGAATCAGATATTGGCTCAACGGTAACTTTGTATGGGTGGGTACAAAAGCGTCGAGATCTTGGAGGCCTTATATTTATTGACCTTAGAGATCGAACTGGAATTATTCAAATCATTTGTGACCAGGATATTTCCAGACAGGCATTCATGGAAGCTGAAAAAATAGGTTCAGAATATGTTGTCACAGTTCGTGGAAAAGTAGAAAGAAGAACATCTGAAAATCCTAATATGCCAACGGGAACTATCGAAGTTTATGCTGAAACATTAGATATTATCAACGAAGCACAAACACCACCTATTTACATTAAAGATGACGATGAAGTTTCAGAAAGTTTAAGGTTGAAATATCGATACTTAGATTTAAGAAAACCATCGATGCAAGCCAATCTTTTATTAAGACAAAAAATTTCTAATTTTGTTAGATTCTTTTTATCAAATGAAGCTTTTATAGAGGTGGAAACCCCCGTTCTTACAAAACCAACACCGGAAGGTGCTAGAGATTACCTTGTTCCCAGCAGAGTAAATGCTGGTAAATTTTATGCGCTGCCACAATCTCCCCAATTATTTAAGCAATTGTTAATGGTTTCCGGCTTGGATCGTTACTTTCAGATTGTTAAATGTTTTCGTGACGAAGATTTACGGGCGGATCGCCAACCGGAATTTACTCAAATTGATTGCGAAATGTCTTTTGTAAATCAGGAAGATGTTATTGAACTAAACAGTCGTATGCTAAAGAAAATGATTAGTGAAATTAAAGGTGTGGAACTATCCTTGCCTTTTCCAAGGCTTACATATAAGGAGTCGATGGAAAAGTACGGTTCTGATAAGCCGGACCTCCGATTTGAAATGGAACTAATAGACCTTTCTGATCTTATGGCAAACTGTGGATTCAAGGTATTTTCTGACACAGTGAATAATGGAGGACAGGTGAAGTGCATCAAAGTAGATGGTAAGGCAGAGAACCTTAGCCGAAAAGATATTGGCAAACTTGAAGACATCGCAAAAACATATGGGGCAAAAGGATTAGCCTGGATGAAAGTAGAAATAGATAACGATGTCAATGCACCAATAAAAAAATTCTTCAGCAGTGATGAAATCCAATCTATTCTTCAAAAGACAGAAGCAGAAAATGGTGATATCTTACTATTCGTTGCTGACAAACCCTCGGTAGTTGCAGCAGCTTTAGGTCATCTGCGTGTAGACATAGCAAATAAATTTAATCTTTACGATAAAAATACGTACCAATTTGTTTGGATTACAGATTTTCCTTTATTAGAGTATGATGAAGAAACAAAACGTTATGTAGCAATGCATCATCCTTTTACATCACCGGTAGTAGAAGATATTGAAAAATTAACATCAGACCCTGCAAATGTAAAAGCTCAGGCCTATGATATTGTGCTGAATGGTTATGAAATTGGAGGAGGAAGCATCAGAATTCACTCTTCCGATTTACAATCAGATATGTTTAAGGCTTTAGGCTTTACAGAAGAAGAGACAAGAGAAAAATTTGGATTCTTATTGGATGCATTTCAATACGGAACTCCACCGCATGGTGGAATAGCCTTTGGTCTGGATCGGCTTGCAATGATTTTAGCAGGCGAAGAAAATATCAGACAAGTCATCGCTTTTCCAAAAACTCAAAACGCAACCTGCCCACTAACAGATGCACCTTCTACAGCTGACCAAAGGCAATTGCAAGAACTTTATATTAAAACAGATTTACCTTCTATCGACAATTGA
- the hemZ gene encoding coproporphyrinogen dehydrogenase HemZ gives MKLLIIVEKTSEVHELREMTRLFLSDQDFKVIQKSEEKEKVFSAEIKVCIRTRYDENNTKIMIEITGKAKENKTITFKTETDLIKQKKNEKNKLKRMIYDRLQLWFPTNLSWGMLTGVRPVKIAHEKLRRFTSKEYAIKMIMEETMMKKEKATLITEMATLQNEYVLPVKEDNISLYINFPICPSKCSYCSFASQSLKSKEDPIVDKYLEGLFKEMEILLMGLKQRNKEIQSLYIGGGTPSVLSCSQLEGFLNKLNTLWDLKKINEITFEGGRPDTLDDDKLKLLADYPIHRISINPQTLHDQTLQRINRHHSVQDFFNVYESAIRFGHQNINVDVIMGLPGETPDKFLDTLYLLKPLELESLTVHALAMKKNAGLRQRNYQFEWVDEAARNVMEQVYHFAVIEKLEPYYLYRQKQMLANMENVGFAKKGKASIYNILMMEEIQTVLGIGAGAVSKLIFPKENRVQRVPGIKDILVYLNRLHLQREKWEQILDQL, from the coding sequence ATGAAGCTATTAATTATTGTAGAAAAAACATCAGAAGTACATGAATTGCGAGAAATGACTCGACTATTTCTTTCGGATCAAGACTTTAAAGTGATTCAAAAATCAGAAGAAAAGGAAAAGGTCTTTTCTGCTGAAATAAAGGTGTGCATACGCACACGATATGATGAAAACAACACAAAAATAATGATTGAGATAACAGGAAAAGCAAAAGAGAATAAAACAATCACCTTCAAAACAGAAACCGATCTGATAAAACAGAAAAAAAATGAAAAAAACAAGCTCAAGAGAATGATATATGACCGTTTACAATTATGGTTTCCAACAAATTTATCCTGGGGAATGTTGACAGGCGTCAGACCAGTAAAAATTGCACATGAAAAATTACGTCGATTTACAAGTAAAGAATATGCCATAAAGATGATTATGGAAGAAACAATGATGAAAAAAGAAAAAGCAACATTAATTACTGAAATGGCCACTCTTCAAAATGAATACGTATTACCCGTAAAAGAAGATAATATCAGCCTTTACATCAATTTTCCAATCTGTCCGAGCAAGTGCAGTTACTGTTCATTTGCATCACAATCACTAAAGTCGAAAGAGGATCCAATAGTAGATAAATATTTAGAAGGATTATTTAAGGAAATGGAAATCCTTTTGATGGGGCTTAAGCAAAGAAACAAAGAAATTCAGAGTTTGTATATTGGTGGAGGAACACCTTCTGTTCTATCTTGTAGTCAATTAGAAGGTTTTTTGAATAAGCTTAATACTTTGTGGGACTTAAAGAAGATCAATGAAATCACCTTTGAGGGAGGTAGGCCAGATACACTAGATGATGATAAACTTAAACTCTTGGCTGATTATCCAATTCATCGAATTAGCATCAACCCACAAACACTTCATGATCAAACCCTGCAAAGAATAAACCGTCATCACTCCGTGCAGGATTTTTTTAATGTATATGAATCGGCGATTCGTTTTGGTCATCAGAACATTAATGTTGATGTTATTATGGGCCTACCCGGAGAAACACCGGATAAATTTCTTGATACATTATATTTATTGAAACCATTGGAGTTAGAAAGTTTAACCGTTCATGCCCTAGCGATGAAAAAAAATGCAGGCTTAAGACAACGAAACTATCAATTTGAATGGGTGGATGAAGCAGCAAGAAACGTGATGGAGCAGGTATATCATTTTGCAGTAATAGAAAAACTGGAACCTTATTATTTATATCGACAGAAACAAATGTTAGCAAACATGGAGAATGTTGGGTTTGCAAAAAAAGGAAAAGCTTCAATATATAATATTTTAATGATGGAAGAAATTCAGACGGTATTAGGAATTGGAGCAGGTGCCGTTTCAAAATTGATATTTCCAAAAGAAAACAGAGTACAAAGAGTTCCTGGAATAAAAGACATTCTAGTGTACTTAAATCGACTCCATTTGCAACGAGAAAAATGGGAACAAATACTAGATCAATTATAA